A DNA window from Medicago truncatula cultivar Jemalong A17 unplaced genomic scaffold, MtrunA17r5.0-ANR MtrunA17Chr0c01, whole genome shotgun sequence contains the following coding sequences:
- the LOC120577826 gene encoding uncharacterized protein, protein MSFNEILSSNVEETSVDVIGHVIERGDVKETENEGRKSKVIDLTLQDLENNRLHCSLWGEHADKIVSFFVNHDNSSPVVLILQFCKTRKYLGAMGIVNAFYGTKLILNGDLPEVSTYIAG, encoded by the exons ATGTCATTCAATGAAATCCTCTCTTCAAATGTCGAGGAGACATCTGTTG ATGTTATTGGTCATGTAATTGAAAGGGGTGATGTAAAGGAAACTGAAAATGAGGGCAGGAAGAGCAAAGTGATTGATCTCACTTTGCAAGATTTGGA GAACAACCGTTTGCATTGCTCTCTTTGGGGTGAACATGCTGACAAAATTGTGAGCTTTTTTGTTAACCACGACAACTCTTCTCCTGTTGTATTGATATTGCAGTTTTGCAAGACACGCAAATATTTAG GTGCAATGGGGATTGTTAATGCGTTTTATGGGACTAAATTGATACTTAACGGCGATTTACCTGAAGTTTCTACTTACATCGCAGGGTAA
- the LOC120577827 gene encoding uncharacterized protein has product MKKTSLQLTQSVSQISINSSASLSDDLLNTKRMTIESMIESTQVCQGSVLATICEIETEVEWYFRSCTQCATLVTVDNGMLRCRKCKTCKSAVPRFKLHVIVMDDTGSATFVLFDRQVTQFIGRNVQDLINEHEKGEGTNDYPPDFNVLIEKQVLFKVEVGEGNVVKKYRNYVVKKASDDVGVIEQFMSKYNLEKPNDGSVEELSVNGVAANNYNVQDVQEAEDSCNNTCVIGTPTSKTGLKRSSDSIDSVAVDHGEAGQASVTKPNRAVRVKIEPKDTRVV; this is encoded by the exons ATGAAAAAAACATCGCTCCAGTTGACCCAAAGTGTTAGCCAGATTTCCATAAACAGCTCTGCATCTCTTTCGGATGACTTGCTCAACACCAAGAGAATGACAATCGAAAGTATGATTGAGTCAACTCAG GTGTGTCAAGGTTCGGTACTTGCCACTATATGTGAGATCGAAACTGAGGTTGAGTGGTACTTTCGATCGTGTACTCAATGTGCTACATTGGTCACTGTTGACAATGGAATGCTCCGGTGTCGCAAGTGCAAAACTTGCAAAAGTGCTGTGCCTAG GTTCAAGCTGCATGTCATTGTGATGGACGATACAGGGTCCGCtacttttgttctttttgatCGCCAAGTGACGCAATTTATTGGGCGTAATGTGCAGGACTTAATCAATGAACATGAGAAG GGAGAAGGCACCAATGATTATCCTCCTGATTTTAATGTGCTTATTGAAAAGCAAGTTCTTTTCAAGGTTGAGGTTGGTGAAGGAAATGTCGTGAAGAAGTATAGGAATTATGTCGTTAAGAAGGCATCTGACGATGTTGGTGTCATCGAACAGTTCATGTCTAAGTATAATTTGGAG AAACCCAACGATGGATCTGTGGAAGAGCTTAGTGTGAATGGTGTTGCAGCAAACAATTATAATGTTCAG GATGTACAAGAGGCTGAAGACTCATGCAACAATACCTGTGTGATTGGCACACCAACCAGCAAGACAGGTCTTAAGCGGTCCTCTGATAGCATTGACTCTGTGGCTGTTGATCACGGTGAAGCTGGTCAAGCATCTGTTACAAAACCTAACAGGGCTGTTCGTGTCAAGATTGAGCCTAAAGACACTAGAGTTGTTTAA